The Bactrocera dorsalis isolate Fly_Bdor chromosome 2, ASM2337382v1, whole genome shotgun sequence region gccaaatacaaatattacttAGTTTcatgtataaaattttgttgtctAAAAGCCAAttatttgttgttaatttaGAGAATAAACATTTTATGGTCAGTTAATATCAGAAGTACGCGGAAAGAGACAAATTTGCACTTGCGCACTAGATGGAGGGTAGGACATTAGACGCACCGACAATTAGGCAGTTTTTACAAACATTCATACAttataatgtatacatatatctacattactgattttatgctttttaaaatttaaagatgtGAAAATTTGCATAAGTAATTATCTAACGACTAATGCTTGTGAGTAGGTAATGTTCTTGCCAATATTCGTATTTTCTAAGCGTTTGGCTATTATTTACACTTACTTGATTTcttctaatatatgtatatgtaaatacgaGGGTTACCGATCGGGTTTGTTTCTCCACAAAAATTTCACACTTTTGTTATTGATCCTGGGTCAAACGCTTGCAAACAATGTGGATGGTGTTCATTATAAATCGATTtgattcaaaattgtttttttttctattagcgttatatgtatactatgttTATTTACATAGTTGGGGTATTTATACCCCCAGTTACCTTCTATTCTTTCTTTCGTCAGTcggcaaatattatataacaactTTTTCCTACCCCTGTTTTAGATCTGGTACAAATTATTTCCCTTTtgttgtgtgtgtaaatattgtTATCATTTATACCTCCTCATCAAATACTTTTTCCGACGGTCCGAACGCCTCGAAGCAGTTCAGGTGGTTAAGCGGGAACTTTATGAACAGTAGACATATGTTGGATATACCATGGCCATGTATGCACAACTATATCGGAGTTCAGCCTACTGTAATTCGTGGGGGGCAACTCGAGGTCTTCTTCTACAATAGAACCTTTCAATTGGCAATTTAAACGACAAAAAGTTATACGTATCGAAACTTACTCGACTTTTAACCAACTGAGTCCGTAATGGTTAACGGTAAACTTATCAAATTGGCACCATGAGTccaaattattatatactttAGTTACTTGGAACCAAATTTTATAACTGCTGGTTGCTTTTCTTTCTAGTCGGCGCTCTAAAACGACTTCTCCTTGTTTATGCATCCATGGTTATGCGTGTAAcagtatatatctacatacacattttttgctttaataagCACTTACATTTTTTACCGAAATCAAAATAGCTTTTGGTCATTCATATTCGAGATTAAACGTTCACACCTGTGTATGCTTgataaacaaattgaaaaaggTCGAAATCACAGCACAAATATAATAAGCGTGTGGTCCGTCTTTTCCTAACGACAGTGTCTTTTGTTCATATTCTATTATTACTCTTCGCTATTGAGTCACAATTAAGCACATGGACTAAAGTATGAAATGTGTAAATGTCATATACACACAATGTATACAACCGTGTGCAACTACAAATAGTCAACAGTTATGATGCTTAGCATCACCGATTTGCAAACACTTGATCTGCCCGATGGTTGCTactgttgtgttgttgtttttataattccaactattttcatacatatgctTTGTCGCAAATATTTATCACCTACGTACAAGCATGTGAGcgtgtatgtttgcatgtgtgagCGCATGTATGTATAGGTGCGtgcaaaattgtttgtttgGCGACGCGTTGACTTCTGCGAGACGCTGCGCAGGCGCTTTGCAGTAAATGAAGTTACAACGGCCTTGCCGGAGTGTCAGTTAACGTTTGACTTTGGCGCGCAGCTCACGCAAGCTTTCGCAACGGCGGCGATAAgttgttaataaatttaataaggaaGGACGCTCAGTTaatttaaagtgatttttaataaaagaaaataattttattttttacaataaaataattaaataaattatatgaaatagatCCACCGGTTCACACTACAAAATGGTACGCGAACagacttttttaaactttaataaaaattgctcCTTACTATATACAATTTGTTACGTAAACAAACTTGGTGACaaactgaataaaaaaaattaatgttgtgtaaaatgaaaacacttcaaaaatctatttttctttgtaatttttatagcattgcATAAAACTGCTTTGGAtgttattttgtaatattactGGACGAAATCCTTAACCCATTAAGAGCACACAAGTACAAAATCAAATTTGAGAAAAGTACTAAAATTTACCGCTTCGTGCACAGAAAACGCAGAAAATGTGTTTGAATAAGTTGTATTTTGAGTGTATGtaactgtaaaaaaaagttaagaataatGCAAGACAGATTACGATAGTTTCGTGCCATTACTTATTTGGAGAGCACTTGACAGAAGAATACACTAATCTGCGACGTCATAGAGGAAAGGATCGAAAACAAGTGAACACGTGACTTTCTATATAATACCTTGCCAAGTCCATATTTtagagtataaatatttataagtagaTCCTTAACTGGTGTTTGATCGAGCAGTTTGAGTCACAGCTACAGGCTATAATAGTCCTAACTGCACTTTTCTTCTAAGATTgttatttgtgcaaaatttcgtgaagacatataaaaacaaaaaatttcatacaaggacttcagtttgttcgattagtttgtatggcaacaacATCTTACAGTCATCCGATATCgtcagttccgacaaatgggcAACGTCTTGGGAAGAAAAGGACGTTTGTAAAATTTCTGATAGATATCTCAGAAACTGTTAGGCTAGTTCGCATGTTTACAAATGGACAAACACATCATAATCGTTATTTCTTTTAAGGGGCTATTTACAATTAGATGGACGATAAAAGTGAATTTTCAAGGTTTTTTTCTGGGAAAACTTTAAATGCAACTTTTAACTGTATACATATTAAGCttaatattagtaaaaatatttatttgaaaaggaactacagctgatctccgggaGCTCACCACATAAAGTCGTTTTGCATTGACCACTATATCTTTGAACTGGAtcctctaaaattaaaaaacaaaccgattttcttaaagtaatattaaatcTAGTATTTAATTGAagaaacaataagaaaaaaaaatttgacaaaatggtggtttcacaaaaaaaatcgaattttgaccaaaatttcggccttaaattgtttataaaacataaaactattttcggtgaaaaaaaatcttcgtttaattacaaatatatttaagacgATCGTGTTAACATTTGAAACTAATCGATTTAGCCGTTTTCGTGTAATGTTGGTCATCGCCTTGTACTTCCAAAcactctgaaacgccttttCGAATTTatgtgtaacttcgaaaatattaaccGGAGCGATATGAAACtttctgtgtgtattcttaaatatatgtacattaaaaaaataaaataaattttttttttaatatctatgTCATGAtcgatttctttttttaagACTCAATAGAAATTAATACTAATGAAAAtcgacttttttattaaaaatattgaatttcatttaaatttatttttatcaattatttGTCGCATAACCACAAATAATTCCTATAtgactttaattttaaatggcACTGAACGTGTTAAGCACACAGGCTCACCAATGCCAGAAAATTACTCGCTTGTAATTATAATGATAGGTGTGAAGAGCGCTAACTATTGTAAATAATAAACCTTTTTACCGTAAAATACATTGTCACCAAATAGTAAACACAATAAAGCGTGGCAATAATTTAAACcgttaaaaaagcaaaaatgcaagtGTTAAGAGTCTGACCTTACAAACTATTACGAAATCGTTCAGCGCtggtatttcaatattttaaactgTGTGCAAGTTCCATGAAgcatttgtcaaatatttcagtCGTTTACTTACTTCTGGATTTCTGAGGGAGGAGagaatcatttttatttttaacaattggTACTATTTaggtaacgggtgatccaagtgtTGGCACTTATTTCAATAGCATTTTCTtcacagatcacgcgtgagtcgtgttaaGTTGTCATATTACTTTTGTTTAGTAATATTTGACAgttcatcatgaaaagatttacgcctgaacaagcaaaattgcctcatttgggacaaagagcaacctgaagagattcaagagctaccacTTCCTCAAgaaaaaattgaactcaacggctgtaccatctgagacgtagctgcggccaatatttgaaatagataatcttcaaaaaaaaatcccaaagaatgttctttcgaatgataataaatattccccactaaatttgaagtcacgatttttttttgttttgagaagggaacctcgaaatttatcaccctttatataaacaagaaaaaatgtaactTCGAAGGTATATGGGTCTTTGAGGTATGGGAGCTAATTTTGTCATTTTAGCAAACGGTGGTAGTTTGACCCCTACACCCCTAgactaaaacacaaaaaatcctacgtgttatgaaatttttactgaaacattGTTTACGCAAAATTACTGTAAACTAGCGTAATCTTTACAAAGACTTAAATTTGGTTATTAAGTGTGTCTATATGATATAGCtttgctatagttatccgatctgaacatcTTCGGAGATCGTACAGTTGTCTTGAAAAATAATCcttgctaaattttttaaaaataccttAAGAAGAATTTGAGTTTTATCGTTTCATTTGAATAGCAGCAAATGAATTTTTTGCGGAGAAaaagatgtgtgcaaaatttcacacTATGGTGGCGTGAACCTTACAATCTCAATTTCGTTGCGATCGATTTGTATACCGAGGCCTAAACAGTTTCCTACCAAAATAGTAGAGTTCTACTTAAACATTTTACTTCCACTACTTTTTCATAGCCCtcttttaatgtaaaattatcgtgtttcaatattttaacGCACTCAATAAAGATTTCAAGCAGTTATACAGATTATACATAAAGtaaagtaatataaataaattgtactgaGAAAGAAAGTTAAAGGacatttgcacatacatacatatatctgaaaAGAGTCCAGGTAGTAAAAAATGTGCATTCAAACCGAAGTcgatatatgcatattataagCGCATATTCAATACTAATCAATTTCTCTATGTTCTCACCCACTTTCAAACAGCACAACAGTCACCGAATCATCAgttttatcatttatttcattGCACAAACGCTCGGGACCTTAAGCACACCGTCGCCCACAATCGAAACTTTAGGACCAATCGCGGCATTGGACTATGCGCAACAACCCAATGAAGTGTTACCCATCCAGCCGCTCCTACTCTATCCGATGCCACGAAACTTGCAGCTCCAAGGACGTGAACTcgacgacgacgacaacgaAATAATTTATGTGAAACTATTAAAGCGCAAGGCCTACCGCCCAGCGAAGCAGCATCCCAACGAAGTAGAAGATGGGAGTAGCGTCCCACGTGAGCTTACCATGAAGGATATATTCTACGTGAAGGCACTGACCAATGGTCAATTCAGTCATCAGCGTCTCAAATTGTATCGGCTACCAGAATTCTACGCGATTAGCGTGTTCAGAAAAGCAGCCAAACTGTGAGCACATCTATTTTAAGCGAAAATCTGCAGAAAAACTATAATtgatttgttgtattttatttttacattatagATGATTAGATTTAAGTGCTGACTTATTGTGATTGATTTCttaattataaacatatatatttttataaataaatatttgagtatatAAGCCAAACGATTGCGCGATTTGATAGATGTGTTTAATGGCTTGTGCGGAGCGGTGGGCGTGTGTGTTTAGTGACAAGCATAATGAGGCCATTAATTTGGCGACGGGCGACGTGAGTGGCAGCAGCCGTCGTGGACGACGAGTGGCCGTTAAGTGgccacaaacaaataaacaaatctgatattttttacatttgtcGAGTTTATACGCAACTAATTGCGGGagcttatgtaaatatacatgtacattCGAGTGTGTTTCACGTTGGGAGCGTAAAGGCAAGTGGTCATCAATGGGTCGTAATTAAGCGTATGAATTTCGACAatgaaatacacacacatatatacatctatGTACATGCAAATGAATTTTATGAAggtagacatacaaaccgatgAGACCACAACAATTGATAGTATTATGGCCGCTGTGTTAACAACGAAAACAATTAACTGAATATTAATTTGTTATGCTTACCGTTTTTTGTGGCTTcgcttttttcttgtttgtatgatagctagctatttgttattttttggtattttttgtttgttgattcGCGCTCATTTATGTGCCACTATGCCAGCAGCATTGTCAGGTGTTAAACGCAGAccaattaatttattatgtttaattAGTAATTAGGCATAATATGGTCGGAGGCTACTGTGCGCGCTGCGTGGAGCTATTTGTTGTCAGCTCGGTTTCTCCGCTGGACAGCGGCGTTTGCGGTGATTTATGATAATTTTTGCGGGGTTTTGTGAACTTAATTAGATGTTGTCTCAAAGAAGAGCAGTGGGAGAGAAAGTGGCAATTACTCGACAAATTGAGTGCAACTTTTCGCATGGATTTTTCAAATTGGTGATTAATTACGTTTGATTGGTCGGTGAGTAGCTCAATCCATTATAAGTTTTGGGTTTGAGCTtgcaataatttcaataatagcATTGCTGCACCTAtaatataatacccttcacaaatacataaaagaagtttgatcgattagtttgtatggcagctatatgctatagtgacccgatctgaacaaatttctCGGAGATGCAccatcaacaaaaaaaatttcaatacaaggacttcattttgatgatcgatttgtatggcagcagcaGTGCTGCTGTtcagacaaatgagcagcttcttggagagaaattaAGGGACAAGTTCGTGTATAAGTGTAGACAGAacgatatggctaaatcgactcagcttgtcacgcagatcatttatatgcatacaaggctcgttccaaagtaaacaggacttttaagtataaaacagaacaaatagcCTTTTCggcaaatcaatttattttattcaaaatagtctccttcttcttcaacacagctttttgcacggtccaaaaccatgtcgaacgagtgttttagctcgttggccggtatgtccgccagtatgccggtgcaagtcttttgaatggcctctacgtctgcataatgcttcatggcaaatgcatttttccgaaaaggaagaagtcgcacggtgccatatcaggtgaatacggggagtggttgatggttaaaatgtgatttttggtcaaatagtcgtcctttgaatgttggattctgagcaattgttggacgtcagtcaatttgtgctgaaaaaaccgtgcacacacctttcgtaagcccaaatgttcggtcaaaatgcgataaatcgatgttttggttgttcaattccatttccatgaatttcaatgatgatttcggctgattttttgatgaattcatgcaCGGTTTCAATGGAATTACCGGTGATCACGAATTTTGTTTGGCCCACacgttgatcgtcatttatgtcctcacgaccactttgaaaatggtgaaaccactcgtgcactctacaagatcaccataaacttgtcgccataaacttgtttcatcaattgaaatgtttcgataaaagttttaccaattttaaaacaaaatttaatgttggctcttcattcgaaactcattttcgcaccgataacacaaacatactgacacttgaaacgcaataacttcacttccaatcaaatgaaatgttatgaaattctcactggacaatcgataaagatagatAAAGATAATGCTAACGCACCAGTCGTTATAtggatggcgccaccagggggcactagattcaaaaaatcctgtttactttggaacacaccttgtagtTTTTTTGCAATCGTACCGCCATGAGGCGCAGCCACCTTTAAGACAACGGCTGgcagatttttataaaaattcgttGATAAACACATTACAGCCGAAGAGTATAAAGCAAATACCAAATGTACCACAAGAAAGTTCCAATACATTCCAcagcataattttaaaatttcatttatatttgcattGTAACCTCACCTTTTCGAAGTATCTCTCTTTCATTGAAAACGGGCTTATATGCTACGTATGTATCTATATTTGTAATTTGAACACCAGCTGAATATTTACGAATGTCATTCAAATATAAATAGCAGAAAGTCTGAAAATTCTCCGAAACCAAGTAGCGTGTCTTAAAATATGCCAACTTCGTATAAAACACGcgaagaataataaaaatattatttatattgaagCGATTCAAAAGAGATCTGTGTGCTCCTTGGGGTCAAAACCTTTTAGTTGTCTCTTTGCatgcgaaacaaaaaaaaattacttattctcatatttttatcagaaatacCTTAATATATTagtcaaaaaagttttgtttcgaAGAAGTCTTTTTACCGTCCAAATAATATCAGATCTAATTAATTTCTTATGATTTAATAATACattagtaaaacaaaattaatagttGTTTTTTATCtataataagtatgtaaatgtattcTATAATTGATGAAATTCGtataatctttaaaatattgtaaagatGATAGCGAAATAGACTTtgataaatttaagaaaatacagTGGATCCCAATATTTATATCTTTCGATCATCCGTTTACGTGTTAGTAGAATAGGTGAGTGGGTTATTGCCTGCGGATAGACCATTTCTGGCGAAAACAAGTAGTTAAATGTCGGTCAACAACGCTTATTATGCAAATTAGCCTTCAAAGCTCCAACAAATATAATTAGAATTCATCTTTTTCAACATACTCGTACAATTAATCTAAAAGGTTTTGAAATTGTATGGGATTTTAATCCAAGCAAACAGCAAACAAAGTATCTATCAAAAATCTTCAATTGAAATCCGGAAGTACAATTACCATCCATATGTGTAAGGATTAATTCTCGACTTCTGCTTGGCCTTAtatagggtgatccatttcgaggttcccttcaaattttcaatttaatggaTAATATTTATTACCAATCTAAAGAACATTCATTTGCATTTATTAtctcaaatattatatttgccccggctacgtctcagatggttcatccgttgagtctaattttcaataactcgttcgagcatttcgactggtaactaacGAATGACACgcttgatgttttgctccaaggcctgaatcgaagcgggattgcccgcatagactttacactttacatatccccacacgAAAAAGTTTAacgatatcacacgatcttggtggacaatcgaccggcccaaagcgtgacattatctgctcactgaagtgttctttcaataaatccattgattgatgtgatgtgtgggaagtggcgtcgtcttgttgaaaccaaatatcgccgatatcacgagctttaatttcaggcatcaagtTGTCGGTTATCATAGCGAGATAACGGTccccattgacggttacgttctcaccggcatcatttttgaagaatgaTTCCAACGCCCCACAAATCAAACCAAACCGTAAttatttctggatgaaatggcagctcttgaatatcttcaggCTGCTCTTCGTCTCACATGCACCAATTGTGGTTGTTTACATACtctttgagccagaaatggacctcctggctgaacaaaatttggctcaaaaacgtcggatcttcttggaactttccaagagtccatagagcgaagtgatgtcgcttgggaaggtcgaacggcttcagatcttgcacaagctgtatgctttcaatttaagatctcgatgtaaaatgcaccaagtcgttccatgACAGCTTGACAGGACTCACGTGATCTGCCAATAACAGGCTTTTTGAAAAAGTGcctgttatatgtacatatatgtaaatgattatGATGATGAGAAAATCTGCGTGACTGTCCATCCGACTGTGCAATATAGGTAAAAAACCATCGATAGTCGGAGCACTCGATAGTTTAAAAATACTAGCATTCGTATCCATACTTTTTCCCGTTGAAATCTacttttcgctgaaaactgaaaattgtataaaaaccaCCAGCAAGTTTCAGCGCCGAATCTTGTATTATAATGCTCTACAAGTATCACAGAGTCCCAGACTTATCCTAAAAGAGAAAATCACCTATGTATATTTGAAGTTAAGTAGCACAATgacaataaatttttcaaaatatgcacaGCAAACTTAAAGTAAAAGAATTGCCTCTTACATGAAAGCCTATGTTTTGCAactttgcgtaaaaataaaaccaataaaatatagGAGACTATATCCTTATTTCAGACATTCAATTTATGTTGgtatatacacaaaaacaaaaacggaaataaaattaaaatatcctattaaaaattcaattgtcttagcaaaaattaaaatatattcattaaagtCAAGAAAATTTATTCTCTGTTC contains the following coding sequences:
- the LOC105225763 gene encoding uncharacterized protein LOC105225763 — protein: MHNSHRIISFIIYFIAQTLGTLSTPSPTIETLGPIAALDYAQQPNEVLPIQPLLLYPMPRNLQLQGRELDDDDNEIIYVKLLKRKAYRPAKQHPNEVEDGSSVPRELTMKDIFYVKALTNGQFSHQRLKLYRLPEFYAISVFRKAAKL